One window of Sinorhizobium fredii NGR234 genomic DNA carries:
- a CDS encoding metallopeptidase family protein, with protein sequence MARIDQTDDWRERHAPTLTTFEQLAFEAYSHLPQEFRQLTTDLIIEVADFPSDDVFEDMALETPFDLLGLFEGRGIGERFTMETGQFPNRITLYRRPILDYWAENEETLGDIITHVLIHEIGHHFGLSDDDMERIEASVEHVGG encoded by the coding sequence ATGGCCCGCATTGACCAGACCGATGATTGGCGGGAACGCCACGCACCGACGCTTACCACATTCGAACAGCTCGCGTTTGAAGCCTATAGCCACCTGCCGCAAGAATTCCGCCAGCTGACCACGGACCTAATCATCGAAGTTGCCGATTTCCCAAGCGACGACGTCTTCGAAGACATGGCGCTCGAGACGCCTTTCGACCTGCTCGGCCTGTTCGAAGGCCGCGGCATCGGCGAACGCTTCACCATGGAAACCGGCCAGTTCCCCAACCGGATCACCCTCTACCGCCGCCCGATCCTCGATTACTGGGCGGAAAACGAGGAGACGCTGGGCGATATCATCACCCATGTGCTGATCCACGAGATCGGCCACCATTTCGGCCTTTCCGACGACGACATGGAGCGGATCGAGGCAAGCGTCGAGCACGTCGGCGGGTAG
- a CDS encoding LON peptidase substrate-binding domain-containing protein: protein MHVGNARYLSPKDLPGILPVFPLTGALLLPGAQLPLNIFEPRYLAMFDDALSGDRLIGIVQPSFAEGRSDIDSSPVPALCQVGCIGRITSFAETGDGRYITSLTGVCRYRLFAEISGVRGYRRFRIGPFAADLEGPDDEALVDREALLAAFRAYLDANKLEADWESVERASNRTLVNSMAMMSPYGPAEKQALLEAPDLRTRAETLIAITEIVLARNFGDLDNILQ from the coding sequence ATGCATGTCGGAAATGCGCGTTATCTCAGTCCGAAGGATCTGCCGGGGATACTTCCGGTCTTCCCGCTGACGGGCGCGCTGCTGCTTCCGGGTGCACAACTTCCACTCAACATCTTCGAGCCGCGCTATCTGGCAATGTTCGATGACGCGCTTTCCGGTGATCGGCTGATCGGCATCGTTCAGCCCTCCTTCGCCGAGGGGCGCAGCGATATCGATTCTTCCCCGGTACCGGCGCTCTGCCAGGTCGGCTGCATCGGTCGCATCACCTCCTTCGCCGAGACCGGCGACGGCCGCTATATCACCTCGCTCACCGGCGTCTGCCGCTACAGGCTGTTTGCCGAAATTTCCGGCGTGCGCGGCTATCGCCGTTTCCGCATCGGCCCCTTCGCAGCCGATCTCGAAGGCCCGGACGACGAAGCCCTCGTCGACCGCGAGGCGCTGCTGGCCGCCTTCCGCGCCTATCTCGACGCCAACAAGCTGGAAGCGGACTGGGAAAGCGTCGAACGGGCCAGCAATCGTACGCTCGTCAATTCGATGGCGATGATGTCGCCCTATGGGCCGGCGGAGAAGCAGGCGCTGCTGGAGGCGCCCGATCTCAGGACCCGCGCCGAAACGCTGATCGCGATCACCGAGATCGTGCTTGCCCGCAATTTCGGCGATCTCGACAACATTCTGCAGTGA
- a CDS encoding amidase: MRSFALTRSNTPSRDRLEAVLARLAGRCDDERVFMKLYAESARAEAAAADRRQQEGKSLGPLDGRIVSIKDLFDIAGEPTLAGSIIRRMAPPASADATIVRRLRAAGAVIIGKTHMTEFAFTAVGLNPHYPVPGNAVDPMLIPGGSSSGAGVSVAEGTSDIAIGSDTGGSVRIPAALQGLVGFKPTARRVPLDGAFPLSPSLDSIGPLALSVADCALADAVMAGDRPEPLTPLPVDGLKLGIPKGVLLEELAPDVAKAFEAGLQRLSRAGARLAELEIDDLLARFAEATAIGSLAGLEASRIHADWLVDDEAPVDPRVKSPLRRRLAVPDTALENLLKTRHALARAMDGRLAPFDLVLLPTTPIPAVRIAAVEEDKREYRRIEGLLLRNTEVANQFDLTAITLPMPGAALPAGLMLMGRNGTDRTLLRLAACVERLLQEG; this comes from the coding sequence ATGAGGTCCTTCGCCTTGACCCGATCGAACACCCCCTCTCGCGACCGGCTCGAAGCCGTTCTCGCGCGCCTGGCGGGGCGCTGCGACGACGAGCGCGTCTTCATGAAGCTCTATGCCGAATCGGCCCGCGCCGAAGCGGCAGCGGCCGACCGCAGGCAGCAGGAAGGAAAGAGCCTCGGCCCGCTCGACGGCCGCATCGTCTCGATCAAGGACCTCTTCGACATCGCCGGAGAGCCGACTCTTGCCGGCTCGATCATCCGCCGCATGGCACCGCCGGCATCGGCCGATGCGACAATCGTCCGGCGCCTGCGCGCTGCCGGCGCCGTTATCATCGGCAAGACGCACATGACGGAATTCGCCTTTACCGCCGTCGGCCTCAATCCGCATTACCCGGTGCCGGGCAACGCCGTCGATCCGATGCTCATTCCGGGCGGTTCTTCCTCGGGAGCGGGAGTGTCGGTGGCGGAAGGCACCAGCGACATCGCCATAGGATCCGATACCGGCGGCTCGGTGCGTATTCCTGCGGCGCTGCAGGGCCTCGTCGGCTTCAAGCCGACCGCCCGCCGCGTGCCGCTCGACGGCGCCTTTCCCTTGTCGCCGAGTCTCGATTCGATCGGCCCGCTCGCCTTGAGTGTCGCCGATTGCGCGCTGGCCGATGCCGTCATGGCCGGTGACCGGCCGGAGCCGCTGACGCCGCTGCCGGTCGACGGGCTGAAGCTCGGCATTCCGAAAGGCGTCCTGCTTGAAGAGCTCGCTCCAGACGTCGCCAAGGCCTTTGAGGCAGGCTTGCAAAGGCTGTCGCGTGCCGGCGCAAGACTCGCCGAACTTGAGATTGACGATCTTCTCGCCCGCTTTGCCGAGGCAACCGCAATCGGCTCCCTCGCCGGTCTGGAAGCAAGCCGCATTCATGCGGACTGGCTGGTGGACGACGAGGCGCCGGTCGACCCCCGCGTCAAATCCCCGCTCCGCCGCCGCCTCGCCGTTCCCGACACGGCGCTCGAAAACCTGCTCAAAACGCGGCATGCGCTTGCCCGCGCCATGGATGGGCGCCTGGCGCCTTTCGACCTCGTCCTCCTGCCGACAACACCGATCCCCGCCGTCCGCATCGCTGCCGTGGAAGAGGACAAACGGGAGTATCGTCGCATCGAAGGCCTGCTGTTGCGCAACACCGAGGTTGCCAACCAGTTCGACCTGACGGCAATCACGCTGCCGATGCCGGGGGCCGCCTTGCCGGCGGGGCTGATGCTGATGGGACGGAACGGCACCGACCGGACGCTGCTGCGGCTGGCCGCTTGCGTCGAGCGTCTGCTGCAGGAAGGCTAG
- a CDS encoding prolyl-tRNA synthetase associated domain-containing protein — MSEAQPKTAEDLFRFLDELGIEHQTKRHQPVFTVAESVALRDEIPGGHTKNLFLKDKKDNYFLLTVEEHATVDLKTIHQTIGAASKVSFGKPEKLMEYLGVIPGAVTAFGAINDTSGRVKFILDEGLMEFDTINCHPLSNDQTTSIAAKDMLRFMEATGHEPLVLKVTA; from the coding sequence ATGAGCGAGGCACAACCGAAGACCGCGGAAGACCTGTTCCGCTTTCTCGACGAGCTTGGTATCGAACACCAGACGAAACGGCATCAGCCGGTCTTCACCGTCGCCGAATCGGTGGCGCTGCGCGACGAAATTCCCGGCGGACATACAAAAAACCTGTTCCTGAAGGACAAAAAGGACAATTATTTCCTCCTGACCGTCGAGGAGCATGCGACGGTGGACCTGAAGACCATTCATCAGACCATCGGCGCGGCAAGCAAGGTCTCCTTCGGCAAACCGGAGAAGCTGATGGAATATCTGGGCGTGATCCCCGGCGCCGTGACCGCCTTCGGAGCGATCAACGACACTTCGGGCAGGGTGAAGTTCATTCTCGACGAGGGGCTGATGGAATTCGACACGATCAACTGCCATCCGCTCTCGAACGACCAGACCACCTCGATCGCCGCCAAGGACATGCTGCGTTTCATGGAGGCGACCGGTCACGAGCCGCTTGTCTTGAAAGTCACGGCCTGA
- a CDS encoding Trm112 family protein: MDANASRVDPKLLELLVCPLTKGRLRYDAEAHELVSEKARLAYPIRDGVPIMLVSEARKIED; the protein is encoded by the coding sequence ATGGACGCAAACGCCAGCCGGGTGGATCCGAAACTCCTCGAACTGCTCGTCTGCCCCCTGACGAAAGGTCGGCTCCGCTATGATGCCGAGGCCCACGAGCTGGTCTCGGAAAAGGCGCGCCTTGCCTATCCGATCCGTGACGGCGTGCCGATCATGCTGGTCTCGGAGGCGCGCAAGATCGAGGATTAG
- a CDS encoding alkaline phosphatase D family protein codes for MADIRSTLTRRSFLLSGGAAGLAASSGLATPFYARGYGRPEFLHGVQSGDVDPQSGMIWTRVDRPARVAVEYSTTESFSTAIRLPDIDVTPQTDCAVKCQLDKLLPDQDIFYRFTATDLYDANRVSEPIVGRFRTAPLRRRSVRFAWSGDTAGQGWGIDEVGMKTYSTMRLHEPDFFIHSGDTIYADNPIPDEIKLRDGGMWKNRIVTAEKRDVARTLGEYRGQWKYNLLDEHVRGLNAVCPTFYQWDDHEVLNNWSASTDLRDDPRYPEKDVTVYAARAARAFHEMTPIRTLPTQPGRIFRKIAYGPLLDVFFVDLRSYRGPNQGGEAGLFGWRQMDWLKRALAASRATWKVIACDMPIGLVVWDDYSRKRGSDAIANGDNGAPGGRETEFADLLRFIRDNAIDNIVWLTADVHYTAAHHYDPSRAAFKDFLPFWEFVSGPLHSGTYGPKELDMTFGPQVRFIKASAGGIDSNLPPSAGLQFFGIVDINGQTEQLTVRLMDRQDQELWRVTLDPAAVA; via the coding sequence TTGGCTGACATTCGAAGCACGCTTACCAGGCGTTCTTTTCTCCTATCCGGCGGCGCTGCCGGCCTTGCCGCTTCTTCCGGCCTTGCGACCCCTTTCTATGCGCGCGGCTACGGGCGGCCGGAATTCCTGCACGGCGTGCAGTCCGGCGATGTCGATCCGCAATCGGGGATGATCTGGACGCGGGTCGATCGTCCGGCCCGCGTCGCGGTCGAATATTCGACCACCGAAAGCTTCTCGACCGCCATCCGGCTCCCCGACATCGACGTGACGCCGCAGACGGATTGCGCGGTGAAGTGCCAGCTCGACAAACTCCTGCCGGACCAGGACATCTTCTATCGCTTCACCGCGACCGATCTCTATGACGCCAATCGCGTTTCCGAGCCGATCGTCGGGCGCTTCCGCACCGCGCCCTTGCGGCGACGTTCGGTACGCTTCGCCTGGTCCGGCGACACGGCCGGCCAGGGCTGGGGCATCGACGAGGTCGGCATGAAGACCTATTCGACCATGCGCCTGCACGAGCCGGATTTCTTCATCCATTCCGGCGACACGATCTATGCCGACAATCCGATCCCCGACGAGATCAAGCTACGTGACGGTGGCATGTGGAAGAACCGGATCGTCACGGCCGAGAAGCGCGACGTCGCCCGCACGCTTGGCGAATATCGCGGCCAGTGGAAATACAATCTGCTCGACGAGCATGTGCGGGGCTTGAACGCCGTCTGCCCGACTTTCTATCAATGGGACGACCACGAGGTCCTGAACAATTGGTCGGCCTCCACCGATCTTCGCGACGATCCGCGCTATCCGGAGAAGGATGTAACGGTCTATGCGGCCCGTGCGGCGCGCGCCTTCCATGAGATGACGCCGATCCGCACGCTGCCGACGCAGCCGGGGCGGATCTTCCGCAAGATCGCCTATGGACCGCTGCTTGACGTGTTCTTCGTCGACCTGCGCTCCTATCGCGGTCCCAACCAGGGCGGCGAGGCCGGGCTCTTCGGCTGGCGGCAGATGGATTGGCTGAAACGCGCGCTTGCCGCCTCGCGCGCCACCTGGAAGGTGATCGCCTGCGACATGCCTATCGGCCTCGTCGTCTGGGACGACTATTCGAGGAAGCGCGGCTCGGACGCGATCGCCAATGGCGACAATGGCGCTCCCGGCGGCCGCGAGACGGAATTTGCCGATCTCCTGCGCTTCATCCGCGACAATGCGATCGACAATATCGTCTGGCTGACGGCGGACGTGCATTACACGGCCGCGCATCACTACGATCCGTCGCGCGCCGCCTTCAAGGATTTCCTGCCCTTCTGGGAATTCGTCTCAGGCCCGCTCCACTCCGGCACCTATGGCCCGAAGGAACTCGACATGACCTTTGGGCCGCAGGTGCGCTTCATCAAGGCGTCGGCCGGCGGTATCGACAGCAACCTGCCACCCTCGGCCGGCCTGCAATTCTTCGGCATCGTCGATATCAACGGCCAGACCGAGCAGTTGACCGTGCGGCTGATGGACCGCCAGGATCAGGAACTGTGGCGCGTAACGCTCGACCCGGCAGCCGTCGCTTGA
- a CDS encoding IS4 family transposase: MVLRETVCLRRLAAGSHSQEIRFGRFLGNDAVTVEWIIAGWGEPTGAAVAGRHVLALQDTSEIRFQTTPDNRRDLGKIKKGNCWGLLLHPMLALDAETGSCLGLVGGRVWTRGTEALPPHASRPLSAKESRRWVETAEAAKAVLASATRVTAITDREGDFFVMWARLPEERFHLLSRVMHDHALSGGGTLRRAAAEVAFCDSRTVELRERADRPARQADLSLRFGEATIRRPQNLEAAALPDGVTLRWVEVVEPSPPAGVEPLSWLILTTHAVATFADAWQIVAWYKQRWMIEQFFRVMKQQGLKVEDSQLQSAARLEKLVAIAAKAAVIVMQLVQARSGQDRQSASLVFTPSEIDTLTALQQRFQGKTRLQANPHPMGSLAWAAWIIAKLGGWNGYASSKPPGPITFFNGLAYFRACADGWALRDVYMP, from the coding sequence ATGGTGCTGCGCGAAACGGTCTGCCTGCGCCGGCTTGCGGCGGGCAGCCATTCGCAGGAAATCCGCTTCGGCCGTTTTCTCGGCAACGATGCGGTGACGGTGGAGTGGATCATCGCCGGCTGGGGGGAGCCGACCGGGGCGGCGGTGGCCGGCCGACACGTGCTGGCGCTGCAGGACACCAGCGAGATCCGGTTTCAGACGACGCCGGACAACCGGCGCGATCTGGGCAAGATCAAGAAGGGCAATTGCTGGGGGCTGCTGCTGCATCCGATGCTGGCGCTCGATGCCGAGACCGGCAGCTGCCTGGGGCTGGTGGGCGGCCGGGTGTGGACGCGCGGGACGGAGGCGCTGCCGCCGCATGCCAGCCGGCCGTTGAGCGCCAAGGAATCGCGTCGCTGGGTCGAGACGGCCGAGGCCGCCAAGGCGGTTCTGGCGAGCGCCACGCGGGTCACCGCCATCACCGATCGGGAAGGGGACTTCTTCGTGATGTGGGCACGGCTGCCCGAGGAGCGCTTCCATCTGCTGTCGCGGGTGATGCACGATCATGCCCTCAGCGGCGGCGGCACGCTGCGCCGGGCCGCCGCCGAGGTGGCGTTTTGCGACAGCCGGACGGTGGAGCTGCGCGAGCGGGCCGACCGCCCGGCGCGCCAGGCGGACTTATCCTTGCGCTTCGGCGAGGCGACGATCCGGCGGCCGCAAAACCTCGAAGCGGCTGCCCTGCCGGACGGCGTGACGCTGCGCTGGGTCGAGGTCGTCGAGCCCTCCCCGCCCGCCGGCGTCGAGCCGCTCAGCTGGCTGATCCTGACGACGCATGCGGTGGCGACGTTCGCCGATGCCTGGCAGATCGTCGCCTGGTACAAGCAACGCTGGATGATCGAGCAGTTCTTCCGGGTGATGAAGCAACAGGGCCTGAAGGTCGAGGATAGCCAGCTGCAGTCGGCGGCACGGCTGGAAAAGCTCGTCGCCATCGCCGCCAAGGCCGCCGTCATCGTCATGCAGCTCGTCCAGGCCCGCAGCGGCCAGGACCGGCAGTCGGCCAGCCTGGTCTTCACGCCAAGCGAGATCGACACGCTCACCGCCCTGCAGCAGCGCTTCCAGGGCAAGACCCGCCTTCAAGCCAATCCCCATCCAATGGGCTCGCTCGCCTGGGCCGCCTGGATCATCGCCAAGCTCGGCGGCTGGAACGGCTACGCATCCTCAAAACCGCCCGGACCGATCACCTTCTTCAATGGCTTGGCCTACTTCAGAGCCTGCGCCGACGGATGGGCGCTGCGCGATGTGTATATGCCTTAG
- the trxA gene encoding thioredoxin gives MGGSDNPYAGSFGNQMTASASFGGQPAPDAAAAGDLVKETTTATFARDVLEASRQQPVLVDFWAPWCGPCKQLTPVIEKVVKEAAGRVKLVKMNIDDHPSIAGQLGIQSIPAVIAFVGGRPVDGFMGAIPESQIKQFIDRIAGPAVDDAKAEVEAVLADAKALFEAGDAQNAAGLYGAVLQAEPENTDAIAGMVECMIALGQLAEARQALSQLPEELAKAAAVSAISKKLDQIEEARKLGDPVALEQQLAANPDDHAARLKLAKIRNVEGDRTGAADHLLLIMKRDRSFEDDAARRELLSFFEVWGPKDPATIAARRKLSALLFS, from the coding sequence ATGGGCGGTAGCGACAATCCCTATGCAGGTTCCTTCGGCAACCAGATGACGGCCTCGGCCTCGTTCGGCGGGCAGCCGGCACCGGATGCCGCCGCCGCCGGCGACCTGGTCAAGGAGACGACGACCGCCACCTTCGCGCGCGATGTGCTCGAGGCCTCGCGCCAGCAGCCGGTGCTCGTCGATTTCTGGGCGCCTTGGTGCGGCCCGTGCAAGCAGCTGACGCCTGTCATCGAGAAGGTGGTCAAGGAAGCCGCCGGCCGCGTCAAGCTCGTCAAGATGAATATCGACGATCATCCCTCGATCGCCGGCCAGCTCGGCATCCAGTCGATCCCGGCGGTCATCGCCTTCGTCGGCGGGCGTCCGGTCGACGGCTTCATGGGCGCCATCCCCGAGAGCCAGATCAAGCAGTTCATCGACCGGATTGCCGGCCCGGCGGTGGACGATGCCAAGGCCGAGGTCGAGGCGGTGCTCGCCGACGCCAAGGCGCTCTTCGAAGCCGGCGATGCTCAGAACGCCGCCGGCCTCTACGGTGCGGTGCTGCAGGCGGAGCCGGAAAATACCGACGCGATCGCCGGCATGGTCGAATGCATGATCGCGCTCGGCCAGCTTGCCGAGGCGCGCCAGGCGCTGTCGCAGCTGCCGGAGGAACTCGCCAAGGCGGCGGCCGTGAGCGCCATTTCCAAGAAGCTCGACCAGATCGAGGAAGCCCGCAAGCTCGGCGATCCCGTGGCGCTGGAACAGCAGCTGGCGGCCAATCCCGACGACCACGCGGCGCGGCTGAAGCTTGCCAAGATCCGCAATGTCGAAGGCGACAGGACCGGCGCCGCCGACCACCTCCTGCTGATCATGAAGCGCGATCGCAGCTTCGAGGACGACGCCGCCCGGCGTGAACTCCTGTCCTTCTTCGAAGTCTGGGGGCCGAAGGATCCGGCGACGATTGCCGCCCGGCGCAAGCTTTCCGCACTTCTCTTCTCCTGA
- a CDS encoding ImuA family protein: MAENAVQRQTILFLRDTIARIENCSLPGIVRAAKAADPAGFRRGREGSLQRKVLPFGITALDDVLNGGLPLEGMMEIRNAETRDAGAAAGFVAALAVLYQQVRKEKGNLAPVLWISQSLASREAGQLYAPGLKSYGLDPQRFLFVSARTVKDALWIAETALSVPVFAAVVLEIRGNPACLALSESRRLNVRARAGHVPLLLFRQAGEEEASSACFRFQIKPAPAGARPLPDGSVLCGSIDHPAFHLLVEKSRAYAAADIFLEWNADDRRFYPLDERRSAALQASGQPENPVDPLSASAGRPRRPQPLGRLLAFARAS; this comes from the coding sequence ATGGCCGAGAACGCCGTGCAACGGCAAACCATTCTTTTCCTTCGTGACACCATAGCACGGATTGAAAATTGCAGCTTGCCTGGAATTGTGCGGGCCGCCAAGGCGGCCGATCCCGCCGGCTTTCGCCGCGGCAGGGAAGGGAGCTTGCAGCGCAAGGTCCTGCCCTTCGGGATTACGGCCCTCGACGATGTGCTCAACGGCGGGCTGCCGCTCGAAGGCATGATGGAAATCCGCAATGCCGAAACCCGCGATGCGGGTGCGGCCGCCGGCTTCGTGGCGGCCCTTGCGGTACTTTACCAGCAAGTGAGGAAGGAGAAAGGCAATCTCGCCCCGGTGCTGTGGATCAGCCAGTCGCTCGCCTCCCGCGAGGCGGGGCAGCTCTATGCGCCAGGCCTCAAGTCCTACGGGCTCGACCCGCAACGCTTCCTCTTCGTCTCGGCGCGCACCGTCAAGGATGCGCTGTGGATCGCCGAGACGGCGCTTTCAGTGCCGGTCTTCGCCGCGGTCGTTCTGGAAATCCGCGGCAATCCCGCCTGTCTCGCGCTCAGCGAGAGCCGGCGCCTCAATGTCCGGGCCCGGGCCGGCCACGTCCCCCTGCTTCTCTTCCGCCAGGCCGGAGAGGAGGAGGCGAGCAGCGCCTGCTTCCGGTTCCAGATCAAGCCGGCGCCGGCCGGCGCGCGACCTCTCCCCGATGGCTCGGTGCTTTGCGGCAGCATCGACCATCCCGCCTTTCACCTCCTTGTCGAAAAAAGCAGGGCTTATGCCGCTGCCGACATCTTTCTGGAATGGAACGCCGATGACCGCCGCTTCTACCCTCTCGACGAGCGCCGCAGCGCCGCTCTTCAGGCCAGCGGACAGCCAGAGAATCCTGTCGATCCACTTTCCGCATCTGCCGGCCGACCGCGTCGCCCGCAGCCGCTGGGGCGCCTCCTGGCTTTCGCGCGGGCGTCCTGA